One genomic region from Geoalkalibacter sp. encodes:
- a CDS encoding rhodanese-like domain-containing protein, whose protein sequence is MGFLDFFRPVPSLDADGVRRYLLEHDPEQFHLLDVRQPKEYQQGHLPGALLMPLDQIQERLGELDPARTTITYCAAGPRSRAAAAILRNAGFAKVSNMAGGIRAWEGGTATGDPATQMAWFSPQRSPLEHLALAWLLEEGSRAFYAAAAEQFEDLGEANFMRQMAATEEHHKASLASVYRELTGEFPQPAFPRSFLGSEDESILVEGGLPLDELLDWMRDKSARVIIEFAMGMEANAFDHYLLLRRHLKENKSREIFALLAEEEQAHLRTLSQHLERFLEGN, encoded by the coding sequence ATGGGATTTCTCGATTTTTTCCGGCCCGTACCCAGCCTTGACGCCGACGGGGTGCGTCGCTATCTGCTGGAGCACGATCCCGAGCAGTTTCATCTGCTCGATGTGCGCCAACCCAAGGAATACCAGCAGGGACACCTGCCCGGCGCCCTGCTCATGCCCCTTGATCAGATCCAGGAGCGCCTGGGCGAGTTGGATCCGGCGCGCACCACCATCACCTACTGCGCCGCGGGTCCGCGTTCGCGGGCGGCGGCCGCCATTTTACGCAATGCCGGCTTCGCCAAGGTATCCAACATGGCCGGCGGAATCCGCGCCTGGGAGGGGGGGACCGCCACGGGCGATCCGGCCACGCAGATGGCCTGGTTCTCCCCGCAGCGCTCGCCCCTGGAGCATCTGGCCCTGGCCTGGCTGCTCGAGGAAGGCAGCCGCGCCTTCTACGCCGCGGCCGCCGAACAGTTCGAGGATCTCGGCGAAGCCAATTTCATGCGCCAGATGGCCGCCACCGAAGAACATCACAAGGCCTCCCTGGCCAGCGTCTATCGCGAGCTCACCGGAGAATTTCCCCAACCCGCCTTCCCCCGCTCGTTTCTCGGGAGCGAAGACGAGAGTATCCTCGTCGAAGGCGGCCTGCCCCTGGATGAACTGCTCGACTGGATGCGCGACAAGTCGGCGCGGGTGATCATCGAATTCGCCATGGGCATGGAAGCCAACGCCTTCGATCATTACCTGCTGCTGCGTCGTCACCTCAAGGAGAACAAGAGCCGCGAAATCTTCGCCCTGCTCGCCGAGGAAGAGCAGGCCCATCTACGCACCCTCAGTCAGCACCTGGAGCGCTTTCTCGAAGGAAACTAG
- a CDS encoding FAD-dependent oxidoreductase has protein sequence MGKHLVLVGGGHAHLTTLSKTADFVKRGHGLTLVSPSAYHYYSGMGPGLLAGTYEPRDTRFHIRRMVQERGGAFVQDRVAGIDAARRLLKLHSGNEIAYDVVSFNIGSGIRLPADTEEGPWLVPVKPIENLYHAREAIRARRARPLRLVVIGGGAAGVEIAGNLWHLARSCEARADIVLVAGGGLLDGWPIRAQDLARRSLTQRGIHLREGERALAFRAGQVKLESGAHLSCDLCFLASGVAPPPLFRQAGLADPEDGGLLVNDCLQSIADPRIFGGGDCISLAGARLPRVGVHAVRQNPVLRRNLLAALEERPLHSFRPRKNFLLILNLGDETGIARRGAFSGGGSGLLHLKHWIDRRFMHRFQVSGEAKDLRPGI, from the coding sequence ATGGGCAAGCACCTGGTTCTGGTCGGCGGCGGTCACGCCCACCTGACCACCCTGTCGAAAACGGCGGATTTCGTCAAGCGCGGCCATGGCCTCACCCTGGTCAGCCCCTCGGCCTATCACTACTACTCGGGCATGGGACCGGGCCTGCTGGCCGGCACCTATGAGCCGCGCGACACCCGTTTTCACATCCGCCGCATGGTGCAGGAGCGCGGCGGCGCTTTTGTGCAGGACCGGGTCGCGGGCATCGATGCGGCGCGGCGCCTGCTCAAACTGCACTCGGGGAACGAGATCGCCTATGACGTGGTGTCCTTCAACATCGGCAGCGGCATCCGTCTGCCCGCTGACACCGAAGAGGGTCCTTGGCTGGTGCCGGTCAAACCCATTGAAAACCTCTATCATGCCCGCGAAGCGATTCGCGCGCGGCGCGCGCGGCCCCTGCGCCTGGTGGTGATCGGCGGCGGCGCGGCCGGCGTGGAAATCGCCGGCAATCTCTGGCACCTTGCCCGAAGCTGCGAGGCCCGAGCGGACATTGTGCTGGTGGCGGGCGGCGGCCTGCTCGACGGCTGGCCGATCCGGGCCCAGGATCTGGCGCGGCGCTCCTTGACGCAACGCGGGATCCACCTTCGGGAGGGCGAGCGGGCGCTTGCTTTCAGAGCGGGGCAAGTAAAACTCGAAAGCGGCGCGCACCTGAGCTGCGATCTGTGTTTTCTCGCCTCCGGGGTCGCTCCGCCGCCGCTATTTCGCCAAGCTGGTCTGGCCGATCCCGAGGACGGGGGGCTGCTCGTCAACGACTGTCTGCAAAGTATCGCCGATCCCCGGATTTTCGGCGGCGGCGACTGCATCAGCCTGGCCGGAGCACGCCTGCCGCGGGTGGGCGTGCATGCGGTGCGGCAAAATCCGGTATTGCGCCGCAACCTGCTCGCGGCCCTGGAGGAGCGCCCCTTGCACAGTTTTCGGCCGCGGAAAAACTTTCTGCTGATTCTCAATCTCGGCGACGAGACCGGCATCGCGCGCCGCGGCGCCTTCTCCGGCGGCGGCAGCGGCCTCCTGCATCTCAAGCACTGGATCGACCGCCGCTTCATGCACCGCTTTCAGGTGAGCGGGGAAGCCAAGGACCTCAGGCCCGGCATCTGA
- the ettA gene encoding energy-dependent translational throttle protein EttA produces MSTEANKIIYSMMRVGKFYNKKPVLKDISLSYFYGAKIGVLGLNGSGKSSLLRIMAGVDKEFVGQAVLSPGYSVGFLEQEPRLDENKTVREVVEEGVQQTVDLLKEFEAINLKFAEPLSDDEMNKLIERQGEVQEQLDALDAWDLDSRLEMAMDALRCPPGDASVKVLSGGEKRRVALCRLLLQKPDILLLDEPTNHLDAETVAWLEHHLQRYEGTVIAVTHDRYFLDNVAGWILELDRGEGIPWKGNYSSWLEQKQERLRREEKAESERQKTLERELEWVRMAPKARHAKSKARIAAYEKLLSQEAEKRGRDLELYIPPGPRLGDVVIEAQGVSKGYGERLLFDNLCFSLPPGGIVGVIGPNGAGKTTLFRLITGQEQPDAGTFRIGETVKLAYVDQSRELDPNKSIWEEVTGGQDILTLGKQQVNSRGYVARFNFSGADQQKKIGMLSGGERNRVHLAKMLKEGANVILLDEPTNDLDVNTLRALEEGLENFAGCAVVISHDRWFLDRIATHILAFEGDSQVVYFDGNYSEYEADYKKRMGAAADQPHRIKYRKMAR; encoded by the coding sequence ATGAGCACCGAAGCCAACAAGATCATCTATTCCATGATGCGGGTCGGCAAGTTCTACAACAAGAAGCCGGTTCTCAAGGACATTTCCCTCTCCTATTTCTACGGCGCCAAGATCGGCGTGCTCGGTCTCAACGGCTCGGGCAAGAGTTCGCTGCTGCGCATCATGGCCGGGGTCGACAAGGAATTCGTCGGTCAGGCCGTGCTTTCGCCCGGTTACAGCGTCGGCTTTCTCGAGCAGGAGCCGCGTCTCGACGAAAACAAGACGGTGCGCGAGGTGGTGGAAGAGGGCGTGCAGCAGACCGTCGATCTGCTCAAGGAATTCGAGGCGATCAACCTCAAGTTCGCCGAGCCGCTGTCCGATGATGAGATGAACAAACTCATCGAGCGCCAGGGCGAGGTCCAGGAACAACTCGACGCCCTGGATGCCTGGGATCTCGACAGCCGCCTGGAGATGGCCATGGACGCGCTGCGCTGCCCGCCCGGCGATGCTTCGGTCAAGGTGCTCTCGGGCGGTGAGAAACGCCGCGTGGCCCTGTGTCGCCTGCTGCTGCAGAAGCCCGACATCCTGCTGCTCGACGAGCCGACCAACCATCTCGACGCCGAAACCGTCGCCTGGCTCGAGCACCATCTGCAGCGCTACGAGGGCACGGTCATCGCCGTGACCCACGATCGCTATTTCCTCGACAATGTGGCGGGCTGGATTCTGGAACTCGATCGCGGCGAGGGCATCCCCTGGAAGGGCAACTATTCCTCCTGGCTGGAGCAGAAGCAGGAGCGGCTGCGCCGCGAGGAAAAAGCCGAGAGCGAGCGGCAAAAGACCCTGGAGCGCGAGCTCGAATGGGTGCGCATGGCGCCCAAGGCGCGCCACGCCAAGAGCAAGGCGCGCATCGCCGCCTATGAGAAGCTGTTGAGCCAGGAGGCGGAAAAACGCGGCCGCGATCTCGAACTCTACATCCCGCCGGGGCCGCGCCTGGGCGATGTGGTCATCGAGGCCCAGGGCGTCTCCAAGGGCTACGGCGAGCGGCTGCTCTTCGACAATCTCTGCTTCAGCCTGCCGCCGGGCGGCATCGTCGGCGTCATCGGCCCCAACGGCGCGGGCAAGACCACCCTGTTTCGCCTGATCACCGGCCAGGAGCAGCCCGACGCCGGAACCTTCCGCATCGGGGAGACGGTGAAGCTCGCCTACGTCGACCAGAGTCGCGAGCTCGATCCCAACAAATCCATCTGGGAAGAGGTGACCGGCGGCCAGGACATCCTGACCCTGGGCAAGCAGCAGGTCAACAGCCGCGGCTACGTGGCGCGCTTCAACTTCTCCGGCGCCGATCAGCAGAAAAAAATCGGCATGCTCTCGGGCGGTGAGCGCAACCGCGTGCATCTGGCGAAAATGCTCAAGGAGGGCGCCAACGTCATCCTGCTCGACGAGCCGACCAACGACCTCGACGTCAACACCCTGCGCGCCCTCGAGGAGGGCCTGGAAAACTTCGCCGGCTGCGCCGTGGTCATCAGCCACGACCGCTGGTTCCTCGACCGCATCGCCACCCACATTCTTGCCTTCGAGGGCGACAGCCAGGTGGTGTACTTCGACGGCAACTACTCCGAATACGAAGCCGACTACAAGAAGCGCATGGGCGCCGCCGCCGATCAGCCGCACCGCATCAAGTACCGCAAAATGGCGCGCTGA
- the htpX gene encoding protease HtpX yields the protein MKRVVLFIITNLAIVFVLSIVLSLLGVGRILDEQGVGLDLYNLTVFAAVFGFGGSLISLAISKWTAKRLTGAQVITTPRNEVEAWLVQTVRKQAEIAGIGMPEVAIYNAPDVNAFATGARRNNALVAVSTGLLQSMNRDEAEAVLAHEVSHVANGDMITLALIQGVVNTFVIVASRVVGHFVDRAVFKTEEGHGPAFYITSIVTQIVFGILASIIVMWFSRQREFRADAGGARLAGREKMIAALEKLKRSVNQPHLPDQMAAFGISGGKGSSFMRLFMTHPPLDERIEALKRAY from the coding sequence TTGAAGAGAGTTGTTCTGTTTATCATCACCAACCTGGCGATCGTCTTCGTCCTCAGCATTGTGCTGAGTCTGCTCGGCGTCGGCCGCATTCTCGATGAGCAGGGCGTCGGCCTCGATCTCTACAATCTCACCGTGTTCGCCGCGGTCTTCGGCTTCGGCGGCTCGCTCATTTCCTTGGCCATTTCCAAGTGGACGGCCAAGCGCCTCACCGGCGCCCAGGTCATCACCACGCCGCGCAACGAGGTGGAAGCCTGGCTGGTGCAGACCGTGCGCAAGCAGGCGGAAATCGCCGGCATCGGCATGCCCGAAGTGGCCATCTACAACGCCCCCGACGTCAATGCCTTCGCCACCGGCGCGCGGCGCAACAACGCCCTGGTCGCGGTGAGCACCGGGCTGCTCCAGTCCATGAACCGCGACGAGGCCGAAGCGGTCCTCGCCCACGAGGTGAGCCACGTGGCCAACGGCGACATGATCACCCTGGCCCTCATCCAGGGGGTGGTCAACACTTTCGTCATCGTCGCCTCGCGCGTCGTCGGCCATTTCGTCGACCGCGCCGTGTTCAAGACCGAGGAAGGCCACGGCCCGGCCTTCTATATCACCTCCATCGTCACCCAAATCGTCTTCGGCATTCTCGCCAGCATCATCGTCATGTGGTTCAGCCGCCAGCGTGAATTCCGCGCCGATGCCGGCGGCGCGCGACTGGCCGGCCGCGAAAAGATGATCGCCGCGCTCGAAAAACTCAAGCGCAGCGTCAATCAGCCACACCTGCCCGACCAGATGGCCGCCTTCGGCATCTCTGGCGGCAAAGGCTCGAGCTTCATGCGCCTGTTCATGACGCATCCGCCCCTGGATGAGCGGATCGAAGCGCTCAAGCGCGCCTATTGA
- a CDS encoding OmpA family protein, with translation MKRTLIVLMIAMLAAAGCAQPPTKTQQGAAVGTGVGALAGAGLGQAIGGDTKGTLIGAGIGAVVGGMAGGAIGRYMENQEAALQQAVAGVEGASVQRNVNTIALTFKSDVLFDVNSATIKPGAYDEINRVSNVLNQYPQTNILIAGHTDSTGSESHNQQLSERRAEAVKNALMSNGVSPMRMRTVGYGESRPIADNNTEAGRQLNRRVEITITPQG, from the coding sequence ATGAAAAGAACCCTGATAGTGCTGATGATCGCCATGCTCGCCGCGGCGGGTTGCGCCCAGCCCCCCACCAAGACCCAGCAGGGTGCGGCCGTCGGCACCGGCGTCGGCGCCCTCGCCGGCGCGGGTCTCGGCCAGGCCATCGGCGGCGACACCAAAGGTACCCTTATCGGCGCCGGCATCGGCGCGGTGGTGGGCGGCATGGCAGGCGGCGCCATCGGCCGCTACATGGAAAACCAGGAAGCGGCCCTGCAGCAGGCCGTGGCCGGGGTGGAAGGGGCTAGCGTGCAGCGCAACGTCAACACCATCGCCCTGACCTTCAAGTCCGACGTGCTCTTCGACGTCAATTCGGCCACCATCAAGCCGGGAGCCTACGACGAAATCAACCGCGTGTCCAACGTGCTCAACCAGTATCCCCAGACCAACATCCTCATTGCCGGCCATACCGACAGCACCGGCAGCGAAAGCCACAATCAGCAGCTTTCCGAGCGACGCGCCGAAGCGGTCAAGAACGCGCTGATGAGCAACGGCGTGAGCCCCATGCGCATGCGCACCGTCGGCTACGGCGAAAGCCGTCCCATCGCCGACAACAACACCGAGGCCGGCCGTCAACTCAACCGTCGCGTGGAAATCACCATCACCCCGCAGGGCTGA
- the gatC gene encoding Asp-tRNA(Asn)/Glu-tRNA(Gln) amidotransferase subunit GatC, with product MKITPEQVRNVARLARLALPAEEIQTLTGQMDAILSYVAKLDELDVADIVPTAHAVPVENALRADVERPSIGLDKALANAPAAVNGCFRVPRVIE from the coding sequence ATGAAAATCACTCCAGAGCAGGTACGCAACGTCGCCAGGTTGGCGCGGCTGGCGCTGCCCGCGGAAGAAATCCAGACCCTCACCGGACAAATGGACGCCATCTTGTCCTATGTCGCCAAGCTCGATGAGCTCGACGTCGCCGACATCGTGCCCACCGCCCATGCCGTGCCGGTGGAAAACGCCCTGCGCGCGGACGTGGAGCGCCCCTCCATCGGCCTGGACAAGGCCCTGGCCAATGCGCCGGCGGCGGTCAACGGCTGTTTCCGCGTGCCGCGGGTCATCGAATGA
- the gatA gene encoding Asp-tRNA(Asn)/Glu-tRNA(Gln) amidotransferase subunit GatA, translating into MSLTELSLRELQQQLRTRKLSSVELTRAFFARIAATDERVNAFITLCEEQALAAAAAADRRLAAGDVAPLTGIPLAVKDIFNTEGVRTTCASKILADYVAPYDATAVARLKAQGAVLLGKLNMDEFAMGSSNETSAFGAVNNPWNPRCVAGGSSGGSAAAVAACQVPASLGTDTGGSIRQPASHCGVVGLKPTYGRVSRYGVIAYASSLDQVGPLARNVEDCALLLQAVAGHDPLDSTSVELDVPDYSAGLGEGVRGLRIGLPREYFIDGLDPEVQRALEAAIAVYRALGAEIVEVSLPHTDYALACYYLIATAEASSNLARYDGVRYGLRAESAQGLLDMYMQSRGQGFGAEVKRRIMLGTYALSSGYYDAYYLKAQKVRTLILRDFLQAFERCDVLLTPVAPTPAFRLGEKTADPLQMYLSDIFTIPVNLAGTCGLSLPCGLSEAGLPIGLQLVGKPFDEATLLRVAQAFEQATDWHQKRAPL; encoded by the coding sequence ATGAGCCTGACCGAGCTTTCCCTGCGCGAGCTCCAGCAGCAACTGCGGACCCGCAAGCTGTCCTCCGTGGAGCTGACCCGTGCTTTTTTCGCTCGCATCGCCGCCACCGACGAGCGCGTCAATGCCTTCATCACTTTGTGCGAGGAGCAGGCCCTGGCAGCCGCCGCGGCGGCCGATCGCCGATTGGCGGCGGGTGATGTCGCGCCCCTGACCGGCATCCCCCTGGCGGTCAAGGACATCTTCAACACCGAAGGGGTGCGCACCACCTGCGCCTCGAAGATCCTCGCCGACTACGTCGCCCCCTATGACGCCACCGCGGTGGCGCGGCTCAAGGCGCAAGGCGCGGTGCTGCTCGGCAAGCTCAACATGGATGAGTTCGCCATGGGCAGTTCCAACGAAACCTCGGCCTTCGGCGCGGTGAACAATCCCTGGAATCCGCGGTGCGTGGCGGGGGGCTCCTCGGGCGGTTCGGCGGCGGCGGTGGCCGCCTGCCAGGTGCCCGCGTCCCTGGGCACTGATACGGGCGGCTCCATTCGCCAGCCGGCGAGTCACTGCGGGGTGGTCGGCTTGAAGCCCACCTACGGCCGGGTGTCGCGCTACGGGGTGATCGCCTATGCCTCCTCTTTGGATCAGGTCGGGCCCCTGGCGCGCAACGTCGAAGACTGCGCCCTGCTGCTGCAGGCGGTGGCGGGGCATGACCCGCTCGATTCGACCTCCGTTGAGCTGGACGTGCCGGATTACTCGGCCGGCCTGGGCGAGGGAGTCAGGGGCTTGCGCATCGGCCTGCCGCGCGAATATTTCATCGACGGCCTCGACCCCGAGGTGCAGCGGGCGCTGGAGGCGGCCATCGCCGTTTATCGCGCTCTGGGCGCCGAGATCGTCGAGGTGAGCCTGCCCCACACGGATTACGCCCTTGCCTGCTACTATCTCATCGCCACCGCCGAGGCCTCCAGCAACCTGGCGCGCTACGACGGGGTGCGCTACGGGTTGCGCGCCGAATCGGCCCAGGGCCTGCTTGACATGTATATGCAAAGCCGCGGCCAGGGTTTTGGCGCCGAGGTCAAGCGCCGCATCATGCTCGGCACTTACGCCCTGTCCTCGGGCTATTACGATGCCTATTACCTCAAGGCGCAAAAGGTGCGCACCCTGATCCTGCGCGATTTTCTTCAGGCCTTTGAACGCTGCGACGTGCTGTTGACGCCCGTGGCGCCGACTCCGGCCTTTCGCCTCGGTGAGAAAACAGCCGATCCGCTGCAGATGTATCTCTCGGATATTTTCACCATTCCCGTGAATCTCGCCGGCACCTGCGGTCTGTCGCTGCCCTGCGGGCTTTCCGAAGCGGGGCTGCCCATCGGCCTGCAACTGGTGGGCAAGCCTTTCGATGAGGCGACGCTGCTGCGCGTCGCCCAGGCTTTCGAGCAGGCCACGGACTGGCATCAGAAAAGGGCGCCGCTTTAA
- the gatB gene encoding Asp-tRNA(Asn)/Glu-tRNA(Gln) amidotransferase subunit GatB, whose amino-acid sequence MLSKYETVIGLEVHVQLTTATKIFCGCSTRFGAAPNSQTCPVCLALPGALPVLNGKAVDFAILAGLATHCRIAPRSIFARKNYFYPDLPKGYQISQYELPICEHGHLDITLEDGATKRIGITRIHMEEDAGKSMHGETPDTSGSSFVDLNRAGTPLLEIVSEPDMRSPEEAIAYLKKLHQIVVYLGVCDGNLEQGSFRCDANVSVRPRGQKEFGTRAEIKNINSFRFIKQAIEYEVERQIELIENGEKVVQETRLFDPATGVTRSMRGKEDAHDYRYFPDPDLVPLVVDEAWIARMRAQMPELPEARRARFVTQYGIPEYDAEVLTAERALADYYDACVRLHGGAKVCANWVMGEVIRGLNEQGVAIAECPVSPEMLAGMLKRIDDGTISGKIAKTVFDEMWKSGHDADRIIAEKGLKQVTDTGAIEAIIDEILAANPGQVEEYRSGKEKVFGFFVGLVMKASKGKANPAAVNDLLKKKLAGG is encoded by the coding sequence ATGCTCTCCAAATACGAAACGGTCATCGGCCTTGAGGTCCACGTCCAGCTGACCACCGCCACCAAGATCTTCTGCGGCTGCTCGACGCGCTTCGGCGCGGCGCCCAACAGCCAGACCTGTCCGGTGTGCCTGGCCTTGCCGGGGGCGCTGCCGGTGCTCAACGGCAAGGCGGTGGATTTCGCCATCCTCGCCGGCCTGGCCACCCACTGCCGCATCGCGCCGCGCTCCATTTTCGCGCGCAAGAACTATTTCTATCCCGATCTGCCCAAGGGTTATCAGATCAGCCAGTACGAGCTGCCCATCTGCGAGCACGGCCATCTCGACATCACCCTGGAGGATGGCGCGACCAAGCGCATCGGCATCACCCGCATTCACATGGAGGAGGATGCCGGCAAGTCCATGCACGGCGAGACGCCCGATACCTCGGGCTCGTCCTTCGTCGATCTCAATCGCGCCGGCACGCCGCTTCTGGAAATCGTTTCCGAGCCCGACATGCGCTCGCCCGAGGAAGCCATCGCCTATCTCAAGAAACTCCACCAGATCGTGGTCTATCTCGGGGTGTGCGACGGCAACCTGGAGCAGGGCTCCTTTCGCTGCGACGCCAACGTTTCGGTGCGCCCGCGCGGTCAGAAAGAGTTCGGCACCCGTGCCGAGATCAAGAACATCAACTCCTTTCGCTTCATCAAGCAGGCCATCGAGTACGAGGTCGAGCGGCAGATCGAGCTGATCGAGAACGGCGAAAAGGTGGTGCAGGAAACCCGCCTGTTCGATCCGGCGACGGGCGTGACCCGCTCCATGCGCGGCAAGGAAGATGCCCACGATTATCGCTACTTCCCCGATCCCGACCTGGTGCCCCTGGTGGTGGACGAAGCCTGGATCGCGCGCATGCGCGCCCAGATGCCCGAGCTGCCCGAGGCGCGTCGCGCGCGCTTCGTCACGCAGTACGGCATTCCCGAGTACGATGCCGAGGTGCTCACCGCCGAGCGGGCCCTCGCCGACTACTACGATGCCTGCGTCCGTCTGCACGGCGGCGCCAAGGTGTGCGCCAACTGGGTGATGGGCGAGGTGATTCGCGGCCTCAACGAGCAGGGCGTCGCCATCGCCGAGTGTCCGGTGAGCCCGGAGATGCTCGCCGGCATGCTCAAGCGCATCGACGACGGCACCATCTCGGGCAAGATCGCCAAGACGGTGTTCGACGAGATGTGGAAGAGCGGGCACGACGCCGACAGGATCATCGCCGAAAAGGGCCTCAAGCAGGTCACCGACACCGGGGCCATCGAGGCGATCATCGATGAAATCCTTGCCGCCAACCCCGGCCAGGTCGAGGAATACCGCTCCGGCAAGGAGAAGGTGTTCGGTTTCTTCGTCGGTCTGGTGATGAAGGCCAGCAAGGGCAAGGCCAATCCGGCGGCGGTCAATGATCTGCTCAAGAAAAAGCTCGCGGGAGGCTAG
- the mtnA gene encoding S-methyl-5-thioribose-1-phosphate isomerase, producing MSIKPILFEDGVVKMLDQRLLPTREVWNDYRDYQGVAEAITTMVVRGAPAIGVAAALGAALGARDIEAKDFAAFYAELEKVCAVLGATRPTAVNLFWALDRMKECARRHDRLPLPELKARLLAEAREIAAEDERLNRALGANGAPLIGDGARVLTHCNAGALATGGYGTALGVIRAAVAQGKTLMVYADETRPFLQGSRLTAWELMRDGIPVTLICDNMAGYLMSKGEIDCVIVGADRIAANGDVANKIGTYTVAVLAREHGIPFYVAAPLSTIDARIADGGGIPIEERNAREITHLGEQRLAPEAIEVRNPAFDVTPARLVSAIITERGVVTGDYLQGLKDLLNKGG from the coding sequence ATGTCCATCAAACCGATTCTCTTTGAAGACGGCGTCGTGAAGATGCTCGATCAGCGCCTGCTGCCCACCCGCGAGGTGTGGAACGACTACCGGGATTACCAAGGCGTCGCCGAGGCCATCACCACCATGGTGGTGCGCGGCGCCCCGGCCATCGGCGTGGCGGCCGCCCTGGGCGCGGCCCTGGGCGCGCGGGACATCGAGGCCAAGGATTTCGCCGCGTTTTATGCCGAATTGGAGAAGGTCTGCGCGGTGCTCGGCGCCACCCGGCCCACGGCGGTCAATCTGTTCTGGGCGCTGGATCGCATGAAGGAGTGCGCGCGGCGCCACGACCGGCTGCCTCTGCCCGAGCTCAAGGCGCGTCTGCTCGCCGAGGCCCGCGAGATCGCCGCGGAGGACGAGCGGCTCAACCGCGCTCTGGGCGCCAACGGCGCGCCGCTCATCGGCGATGGCGCGCGGGTGCTCACCCACTGCAACGCCGGCGCCCTGGCCACCGGCGGCTACGGCACGGCCCTGGGAGTGATTCGCGCCGCGGTGGCCCAGGGCAAAACCCTCATGGTCTATGCCGATGAAACCCGGCCCTTTTTGCAGGGCTCGCGTCTGACCGCCTGGGAGCTGATGCGCGATGGGATTCCCGTGACCCTGATCTGCGACAACATGGCGGGCTACCTGATGAGCAAGGGCGAGATCGACTGCGTCATCGTCGGCGCCGACCGCATTGCCGCCAACGGCGATGTCGCCAACAAGATCGGCACCTACACGGTGGCGGTGCTGGCTCGTGAGCACGGCATTCCGTTTTATGTGGCGGCGCCCCTGTCCACCATCGATGCGCGCATCGCCGACGGCGGCGGCATCCCCATCGAGGAGCGCAATGCCCGCGAAATTACCCACCTGGGCGAGCAACGCCTGGCCCCGGAAGCCATCGAGGTGCGCAATCCCGCCTTCGACGTCACCCCGGCGCGGCTGGTGAGCGCCATCATCACCGAACGCGGGGTGGTGACCGGCGACTATCTCCAGGGACTCAAGGATCTGCTGAACAAGGGGGGCTGA